One Actinoplanes missouriensis 431 DNA segment encodes these proteins:
- a CDS encoding alpha,alpha-trehalose-phosphate synthase (UDP-forming), protein MAERSSFVVVANRLPVDEITTPDGEKQWRPSPGGLVTALHPVLTEHQGTWIGWAGGSGPAPEPFDLEGIHIHPVPLSAEELERYYEGQSNATIWPLYHDAVETPVYKRRWRETYRIVNQRFAEAAAEVAAEGATVWVQDYQLQLVPALLREMRPDLRIGFFLHIPFPPIELFMQMPFRAEILRGLLGADLVGFQQRLAAQNFVRLARHLLGLRYEGQSIKVDGRSVKAGAFPISIDTKDMERLAATEEVQARAKQIRAELGDPETVILGVDRLDYTKGIELRLKAFRELLADGKLNVGDAVMIQVATPSRERVEHYQTLRVKVEREVGRINGEFGKVGTPAVHYLHQSVSKQELAAMYAAADVMMVTPLRDGMNLVAKEYIACRGDTGGALVLSEFAGAATELRQAFLCNPHDPDGVKDALLRAVGAEPAELKRRMRVMQRHLRTHDVARWAKTFLDELGVGESKDVEEA, encoded by the coding sequence GTGGCCGAACGAAGTTCCTTCGTCGTCGTCGCCAACCGTTTGCCAGTGGACGAGATCACCACGCCGGACGGTGAGAAACAGTGGCGCCCAAGCCCCGGCGGGCTGGTCACGGCGCTGCACCCGGTGCTGACCGAGCACCAGGGCACCTGGATCGGCTGGGCGGGTGGCTCAGGCCCGGCGCCCGAGCCGTTCGACCTCGAAGGCATCCACATCCATCCGGTCCCGCTCAGTGCCGAAGAGCTGGAGCGTTACTACGAGGGTCAGTCCAACGCCACGATCTGGCCGCTGTACCACGACGCGGTCGAAACCCCGGTGTACAAGCGTCGCTGGCGTGAGACGTACCGGATCGTCAACCAGCGGTTCGCCGAGGCGGCCGCCGAGGTCGCCGCCGAGGGCGCGACCGTCTGGGTGCAGGACTACCAGCTGCAGCTGGTGCCCGCCCTGCTCCGGGAGATGCGGCCGGACCTGCGGATCGGGTTCTTCCTGCACATCCCGTTCCCGCCGATCGAGCTGTTCATGCAGATGCCGTTCCGCGCCGAGATCCTGCGTGGCCTGCTCGGCGCCGACCTGGTCGGTTTCCAGCAGCGGCTCGCCGCGCAGAACTTCGTGCGGCTCGCCCGGCACCTTCTCGGCCTGCGCTACGAGGGCCAGTCGATCAAGGTGGACGGGCGCAGCGTCAAGGCCGGCGCGTTCCCGATCAGCATCGACACCAAGGACATGGAACGCCTCGCCGCCACTGAAGAGGTGCAGGCCCGGGCCAAGCAGATCCGCGCCGAGCTGGGCGACCCGGAGACGGTGATCCTCGGGGTCGACCGCCTGGACTACACCAAGGGCATCGAGCTGCGCCTCAAGGCGTTCCGCGAGCTGCTCGCCGACGGCAAGCTCAACGTCGGCGACGCGGTGATGATCCAGGTGGCGACGCCCAGCCGGGAGCGGGTCGAGCACTACCAGACGCTGCGGGTGAAGGTCGAGCGCGAGGTCGGCCGGATCAACGGCGAGTTCGGCAAGGTCGGCACGCCCGCCGTGCACTACCTGCATCAGTCGGTCAGCAAGCAGGAACTCGCCGCGATGTACGCGGCGGCCGACGTCATGATGGTGACCCCGCTGCGCGACGGCATGAACCTGGTCGCCAAGGAGTACATCGCCTGCCGGGGCGACACCGGCGGCGCGCTGGTGCTCAGCGAGTTCGCCGGTGCGGCGACCGAGCTGCGCCAGGCGTTCCTCTGCAACCCGCACGACCCGGACGGCGTGAAGGACGCGTTGCTGCGTGCGGTCGGCGCCGAGCCGGCCGAGCTCAAGCGCCGGATGCGTGTCATGCAGCGCCATCTGCGCACACACGACGTCGCACGCTGGGCGAAGACGTTCCTGGACGAGCTCGGCGTGGGCGAGAGCAAGGACGTCGAAGAGGCCTAG
- a CDS encoding globin, protein MSAPESFFDAIGGEPTFRRLVDKFYEGVAEDPLLRPMYPEEDLGPAADRLTLFLMQYWGGPNTYSASRGHPRLRMRHAPFRVDAAARDAWLHHMRVAVDSLGLPEPQHAALWDYLERAAYFMVNTMDPAAPAV, encoded by the coding sequence GTGAGCGCACCCGAATCCTTCTTCGACGCCATCGGTGGCGAGCCCACGTTCAGGCGCCTCGTGGACAAGTTCTACGAGGGCGTCGCCGAGGACCCCCTGCTGCGACCGATGTACCCCGAGGAGGATCTGGGCCCGGCCGCGGACCGGCTGACGCTCTTCCTCATGCAGTACTGGGGCGGCCCGAACACGTACTCGGCCAGCCGGGGTCATCCGCGGCTGCGGATGCGGCACGCGCCGTTCCGGGTCGACGCGGCCGCACGGGACGCCTGGCTGCACCACATGCGGGTGGCGGTCGACTCGCTCGGACTGCCCGAGCCGCAGCATGCCGCTCTTTGGGACTACCTGGAGCGCGCGGCTTATTTCATGGTGAACACCATGGATCCGGCGGCGCCCGCGGTCTGA
- a CDS encoding class F sortase codes for MVSQDRVPGGPRVPASVQRKRPAQVITAPPPGVVTGPLPPTPPVLGRSPFRLPRPRRGGPPPRVRPGRRSGPIALVALILCFLGLFAVGLGLGFATGFDVGTLFSGSSEPPPRAFPVLEPSRPEQLEIPSIAVSAPILEVGLADDGSVGVPPLKRHNEAGWFDGGPTPGQFGPALIVGHADTRTGPSVFHDLHRMKAGQEITVSRADGTIAIFEVNSVEKFDKDELPLQRVYGDYTRPSLRLMTCGGDWLGDKRGGYADNIVVFASLVDSRAD; via the coding sequence GTGGTGAGTCAGGACCGGGTGCCGGGCGGGCCACGCGTGCCCGCCTCGGTGCAGCGCAAACGGCCGGCTCAGGTGATCACCGCGCCTCCGCCGGGAGTGGTGACCGGGCCGCTTCCGCCCACCCCGCCGGTGCTGGGCCGGTCACCGTTCCGGTTGCCCCGGCCGCGGCGCGGAGGGCCGCCGCCCCGGGTCCGGCCCGGCCGGCGGTCCGGCCCGATCGCCCTGGTCGCGCTGATCCTCTGCTTCCTGGGCCTGTTCGCGGTCGGGCTGGGCCTCGGGTTCGCGACCGGCTTCGACGTGGGCACGCTGTTCAGCGGATCGAGTGAACCGCCGCCCCGCGCGTTCCCGGTCCTGGAGCCGAGCCGGCCGGAGCAGCTGGAGATTCCGTCGATCGCGGTCTCCGCGCCGATCCTCGAGGTGGGCCTCGCCGATGACGGCTCGGTCGGTGTTCCACCGCTCAAACGGCACAACGAGGCCGGATGGTTCGACGGCGGGCCGACACCGGGACAGTTCGGGCCGGCGCTGATCGTGGGGCACGCGGATACCCGTACCGGGCCCTCGGTTTTCCATGATCTTCACCGGATGAAGGCGGGACAGGAGATCACGGTGAGCCGTGCCGACGGCACGATCGCGATCTTCGAGGTGAACTCGGTGGAGAAGTTCGACAAGGACGAGCTTCCGCTCCAGCGGGTGTACGGCGATTACACCCGGCCCTCGCTGCGGTTGATGACCTGCGGCGGGGACTGGCTGGGTGACAAGCGCGGTGGTTACGCCGACAACATCGTCGTCTTCGCGTCGCTCGTCGATTCCCGGGCGGATTGA
- the cobA gene encoding uroporphyrinogen-III C-methyltransferase — translation MSLYPLALRLTGRRVLVVGGGSVATRRVPALIAAGAQIEIVAPELTPALRSHVDAGRAVWTPRRFAPGDVEGAWLVHVAIDDPHAAAEVSAAAEASRIFCVRADDRDAATAWTPAVTRHGQVTVAVTDGGDRRRAMAVRDLVAHALEAAPPAAAEYKGVALVGGGPGDPELITVKGRRLLAAADVVVADRLVPGVLLGELRPEVELIDAAKIPYGPSAAQEEINRILVDRAQQGKFVVRLKGGDNFVFGRGGEEALACAEAGVPVVVVPGVTSSIAAPALAGIPVTHRGVAHEFTVVSGHIPPDHADSLVDWPALARLRGTLVVLMGLKNLPKIAERLIAEGRSPETPVAVVQEGSTAHQRSLRSTLGAVTADVAGAGIRPPAVVVIGEVVEVADEFTPATS, via the coding sequence ATGAGCCTTTATCCGCTGGCCCTGCGGCTGACCGGCCGCCGCGTCCTGGTGGTCGGCGGTGGCAGTGTCGCCACCCGCCGCGTCCCGGCCCTGATCGCCGCGGGCGCGCAGATCGAGATCGTGGCCCCCGAGCTCACCCCGGCCCTGCGTTCGCACGTCGACGCCGGGCGGGCGGTCTGGACGCCGCGGCGCTTCGCACCCGGCGACGTCGAGGGTGCGTGGCTGGTCCATGTGGCGATCGACGACCCGCACGCTGCCGCCGAGGTGAGCGCGGCGGCGGAGGCTTCCCGCATCTTCTGCGTACGGGCGGACGACCGTGACGCCGCGACCGCGTGGACACCGGCCGTCACCCGCCACGGCCAAGTGACCGTGGCGGTGACCGACGGTGGCGACCGCCGCCGTGCGATGGCGGTGCGTGACCTGGTCGCGCACGCTCTCGAGGCGGCGCCACCGGCCGCGGCCGAGTACAAGGGCGTGGCCCTGGTCGGCGGCGGCCCGGGCGACCCCGAGCTGATCACGGTGAAGGGCCGCCGGCTGCTCGCCGCGGCGGACGTGGTGGTCGCTGACCGGCTGGTGCCCGGCGTGCTCCTCGGCGAGCTGCGTCCCGAGGTCGAACTGATCGACGCCGCCAAGATCCCGTACGGGCCGTCGGCCGCCCAGGAGGAGATCAACCGGATCCTGGTGGACCGCGCCCAGCAGGGCAAGTTCGTGGTCCGGCTCAAGGGCGGCGACAACTTCGTCTTCGGCCGGGGCGGCGAGGAGGCTCTGGCCTGCGCCGAGGCCGGTGTGCCGGTGGTCGTGGTGCCCGGTGTGACGAGCTCGATCGCGGCGCCCGCGCTGGCCGGCATCCCGGTCACGCACCGCGGGGTGGCGCACGAGTTCACCGTGGTCTCCGGTCACATCCCGCCGGATCACGCGGATTCGCTCGTCGACTGGCCGGCGCTGGCCCGGCTGCGCGGCACCCTCGTGGTGCTGATGGGCCTGAAGAACCTGCCGAAGATCGCCGAGCGGCTGATCGCCGAGGGCCGGTCGCCGGAGACGCCCGTCGCGGTGGTGCAGGAGGGGTCGACCGCGCACCAGCGCTCGCTGCGCAGCACGCTCGGCGCGGTGACCGCCGACGTGGCCGGGGCGGGCATCCGTCCGCCGGCCGTCGTGGTGATCGGTGAGGTCGTAGAGGTGGCCGACGAGTTCACTCCGGCGACCAGTTGA
- the ettA gene encoding energy-dependent translational throttle protein EttA — translation MAQYIYVLEKARKAHGDKVVLDNVTLSFLPGAKIGVVGPNGAGKSSLLKIMAGLDKTSNGEARLMPGYTVGMLAQEPPLNDEKTVLGNIEEAVAETKAKLDRFNSIAEQMATDYSDELMEEMGKLQEELDHLDAWDVDSKLELAMDALRCPPPDADVTQLSGGERRRVALCKLLLEAPDLLLLDEPTNHLDAESVSWLEQHLAKYAGTVLAITHDRYFLDNVAGWILELDRGRAIGYEGNYSTYLEKKAARLSVEGRKDAKMKKRLSEELEWVRSNAKARQTKSKSRLDRYEEMAAEAEKTRKLDFEEIQIPPGPRLGNTVIEASGLTKGFEGRTLIDHLSFSLPRNGIVGIIGPNGVGKTTLFKTIVGLEQPDEGTVRIGETVKLSYVDQSRAGLDPAKTVWEVVSDGLDHMMVGKVEMPSRAYVAAFGFKGPDQQKPTKVLSGGERNRLNLAMTLKIGGNVILLDEPTNDLDVETLSSLENALLEFPGCAVVISHDRMFLDRVATHMLAWEGTDEDPDKWFWFEGNFEAYEKNKIDRLGAEAARPHRVTYRKLTRD, via the coding sequence GTGGCCCAATACATCTACGTCCTGGAAAAGGCGCGCAAGGCGCACGGCGACAAGGTCGTGCTCGACAACGTGACGCTGAGCTTCCTGCCGGGCGCCAAGATCGGTGTGGTCGGCCCGAACGGCGCCGGTAAGTCCAGCCTGCTGAAGATCATGGCTGGCCTCGACAAGACGAGCAACGGCGAGGCCCGGCTCATGCCCGGCTACACCGTCGGCATGCTCGCGCAGGAACCGCCGCTGAACGACGAGAAGACCGTCCTCGGCAACATCGAGGAAGCCGTCGCGGAGACCAAGGCCAAGCTCGACCGGTTCAACTCGATCGCCGAGCAGATGGCCACCGACTACTCCGACGAGCTGATGGAGGAGATGGGCAAGCTCCAGGAGGAGCTCGACCACCTCGACGCGTGGGACGTCGACTCGAAGCTCGAGCTGGCGATGGACGCTCTGCGCTGCCCGCCGCCGGACGCCGACGTCACGCAGCTCTCCGGTGGCGAGCGCCGCCGGGTCGCGCTCTGCAAGCTGCTGCTCGAGGCGCCCGACCTGCTGCTGCTCGACGAGCCCACCAACCACCTCGACGCGGAGAGCGTGAGCTGGCTGGAGCAGCACCTGGCAAAGTACGCCGGCACCGTCCTGGCGATCACCCACGACCGGTACTTCCTGGACAACGTGGCCGGCTGGATCCTCGAGCTGGACCGCGGCCGGGCGATCGGCTACGAGGGCAACTACTCCACGTACCTGGAGAAGAAGGCGGCGCGTCTCTCCGTCGAGGGCCGCAAGGACGCCAAGATGAAGAAGCGCCTCTCCGAGGAGCTCGAGTGGGTCCGGTCGAACGCCAAGGCGCGCCAGACCAAGAGCAAGTCCCGTCTCGACCGCTACGAGGAGATGGCCGCCGAGGCGGAGAAGACCCGGAAACTGGACTTCGAGGAGATCCAGATCCCGCCGGGCCCGCGTCTGGGCAACACGGTCATCGAGGCCAGCGGCCTGACCAAGGGCTTCGAGGGCCGCACGCTCATCGACCACCTGTCGTTCTCGCTGCCGCGTAACGGCATCGTCGGCATCATCGGCCCGAACGGCGTCGGCAAGACCACGCTGTTCAAGACCATCGTCGGGCTGGAGCAGCCGGACGAGGGCACGGTCCGGATCGGTGAGACGGTCAAGCTGTCGTACGTCGACCAGAGCCGCGCCGGCCTGGACCCCGCGAAGACCGTGTGGGAGGTCGTCTCCGACGGGCTCGACCACATGATGGTCGGCAAGGTCGAGATGCCGTCCCGGGCGTACGTCGCGGCGTTCGGCTTCAAGGGCCCGGACCAGCAGAAGCCGACGAAGGTGCTCTCCGGCGGCGAGCGCAACCGGCTCAACCTCGCGATGACGCTGAAGATCGGCGGCAACGTGATCCTGCTCGACGAGCCGACCAACGACCTGGACGTCGAGACGCTCTCCAGCCTGGAGAACGCGCTGCTGGAGTTCCCCGGCTGCGCCGTGGTCATCTCCCACGACCGGATGTTCCTGGACCGGGTCGCCACGCACATGCTGGCCTGGGAGGGCACGGACGAGGACCCGGACAAGTGGTTCTGGTTCGAGGGCAACTTCGAGGCGTACGAGAAGAACAAGATCGACCGACTCGGCGCCGAGGCGGCCCGTCCGCACCGGGTGACGTACCGCAAGCTAACCCGTGACTGA
- a CDS encoding mechanosensitive ion channel family protein — protein MSAACDADVLCQQVLDLTGIQWLASSSYVLFIKPLRVIGIIVIAMLIRWLLHRAIDRLAQSTSRASMPALLKPLKEKVSVTAEEGQFIPERRRQRAEAIGSVLRSFVSALVFTIAGLLVLGEFGFNLAPLLASAGIVGVAIGFGAQSLVKDLIAGLFMLLEDQYGVGDTVDVGEATGVVESVGLRITTVRDARGVLWYIRNGEIVRVGNKSQGWAMVVIDIPIGFVNAEEAVSVMRTAAEAVAAEPEHQTEFLEKPDVVGVEQLTVDGAVIRTIAKTTADAQPVLQGVLRRALTDALDAAGISERIAASRLGPRSAIPPSWLVAPENSSSSMKDERPGGAP, from the coding sequence GTGTCCGCGGCCTGCGACGCCGACGTTCTCTGCCAGCAGGTCTTGGATCTGACCGGTATCCAGTGGCTCGCCTCCAGCAGTTACGTGCTGTTCATCAAGCCGCTGCGCGTCATCGGCATCATCGTGATCGCCATGCTGATCCGCTGGCTGCTGCACCGGGCGATCGACCGCCTGGCGCAGAGCACCTCGCGGGCCTCGATGCCGGCGCTGCTGAAGCCGCTCAAGGAGAAGGTGTCGGTCACCGCCGAGGAGGGCCAGTTCATACCCGAGCGGCGCCGCCAGCGGGCCGAGGCGATCGGCTCGGTGCTGCGCAGTTTCGTCAGCGCGCTGGTCTTCACCATCGCCGGGCTGCTGGTCCTCGGTGAGTTCGGCTTCAACCTGGCGCCGCTGCTGGCCAGCGCCGGCATCGTCGGCGTGGCCATCGGCTTCGGCGCGCAAAGCCTGGTCAAGGACCTGATCGCCGGCCTGTTCATGCTGCTGGAGGATCAGTACGGCGTGGGCGACACGGTCGACGTCGGCGAGGCGACAGGCGTGGTGGAGAGCGTCGGGCTGCGGATCACCACGGTTCGCGACGCCCGGGGTGTGCTCTGGTACATCCGCAACGGCGAGATCGTCCGGGTCGGCAACAAGAGCCAGGGCTGGGCGATGGTCGTGATCGACATTCCGATCGGCTTCGTGAACGCGGAGGAGGCCGTGTCGGTGATGCGGACCGCCGCCGAGGCGGTCGCCGCCGAGCCGGAGCACCAGACCGAATTCCTGGAGAAGCCGGACGTGGTCGGCGTCGAGCAGCTGACCGTGGACGGCGCGGTGATCCGGACGATCGCGAAGACCACTGCCGACGCGCAGCCGGTCCTGCAGGGCGTGCTGCGCCGGGCGCTGACCGACGCGCTGGACGCGGCCGGCATCTCGGAGCGGATCGCCGCCTCCCGGCTCGGTCCGCGCAGCGCGATCCCGCCGTCCTGGCTCGTCGCCCCGGAGAATTCTTCATCTTCAATGAAAGACGAACGGCCGGGTGGCGCGCCCTGA
- a CDS encoding MFS transporter, producing MTFRDIFSLPEFRALYLSGLVNIIGDYLSRAAVTALVYQQSQSVLLSAASFAITYVPWLFGPLLSALADRYPYRLTMIASDLVRMVLIAVLLVPGLPTAVILVLLFVAGLAAPPARSARSALLPLLVGRDGVALAVATNQTSNQAAQVIGYMAGATLAVALTPRIALGIDVLTFALSAALVAFGIRRRPTTVARSERTHLLRETSEGFQAVFGDRVLRSITIVVYTVTVFAIVPEGLAAAWAAEGTPNPEAQAFDQGMIMAAGPLGFVIGGILFNRFVPAARRVRLIPVLAVIVPLLLVPTVVSPPAVIVGLLVMLGGLAQGALLPTLNATFVLALPQSFRARGFGVVNSGMQLAQFSAVMVTGWLADHFRLPLVVGLWSIGGTVVMLLAAIFWPRPVEFAEAADRAAAADQPGAAPPAREPTTSVTRKPS from the coding sequence GTGACTTTCCGAGATATCTTTTCGTTGCCGGAGTTCCGGGCGCTCTACCTCTCCGGCCTGGTCAACATCATCGGTGACTACCTCTCCCGGGCTGCCGTCACCGCGCTGGTCTATCAGCAGAGCCAGTCGGTCCTGCTCTCCGCGGCGTCGTTCGCGATCACGTACGTGCCCTGGCTCTTCGGGCCGCTGCTCTCCGCGCTCGCCGACCGGTACCCGTACCGGCTGACCATGATCGCCTCGGACCTGGTCCGGATGGTGCTGATCGCCGTCCTGCTGGTGCCCGGACTGCCGACCGCCGTCATCCTCGTGCTGCTCTTCGTGGCCGGGCTGGCCGCGCCACCGGCCCGGTCGGCGCGCTCCGCCCTGCTGCCCCTGCTCGTCGGCCGGGACGGGGTCGCCCTCGCGGTGGCCACCAACCAGACCAGCAACCAGGCCGCACAGGTCATCGGGTACATGGCCGGGGCGACCCTCGCGGTCGCGCTGACCCCCCGGATCGCGCTCGGCATCGACGTCCTCACGTTCGCGCTCTCCGCCGCGCTGGTGGCGTTCGGGATCCGGCGCCGGCCCACCACGGTGGCCCGCTCCGAGCGGACTCACCTGCTGCGCGAGACCTCCGAGGGGTTCCAGGCCGTCTTCGGCGACCGGGTGCTGCGCTCGATCACGATCGTGGTCTACACCGTCACCGTCTTCGCGATCGTTCCCGAGGGCCTGGCCGCCGCGTGGGCCGCCGAGGGCACGCCCAACCCGGAGGCCCAGGCGTTCGACCAGGGCATGATCATGGCGGCCGGCCCGCTCGGATTCGTCATCGGCGGCATCCTGTTCAACCGGTTCGTGCCGGCGGCCCGGCGGGTCCGGCTGATCCCGGTGCTGGCCGTGATCGTCCCCCTGCTGCTGGTGCCGACGGTCGTCAGCCCGCCGGCCGTGATCGTGGGGCTGCTCGTGATGCTGGGCGGCCTGGCCCAGGGCGCGCTCCTGCCGACGCTGAACGCGACGTTCGTGCTGGCCCTGCCGCAGAGCTTCCGGGCCCGGGGTTTCGGCGTGGTCAACAGCGGGATGCAGCTGGCCCAGTTCAGCGCGGTGATGGTCACCGGCTGGCTCGCCGACCACTTCCGGCTCCCGCTCGTGGTGGGCCTGTGGAGCATCGGCGGCACCGTCGTGATGCTGCTCGCCGCGATCTTCTGGCCCCGCCCGGTGGAGTTCGCCGAGGCGGCCGACCGGGCCGCCGCCGCCGACCAGCCCGGTGCGGCGCCGCCGGCCCGGGAGCCCACGACGAGCGTCACACGCAAGCCGTCCTGA
- a CDS encoding delta-60 repeat domain-containing protein yields MRRRLLAAAAAASVVVPVLAGALPAMADRALPAVVSTDPVDWTPHVLDGTVWALALVGDTVVVGGAFTKVADARRQTTLNRKNVFAFGLHDGQIRTFAPQVDGAVYSLAAGGDHTVYLGGAFKSVNGTSQRGVARVSVNTGERLGSFSTRLNWGDVRALATRGDRLYMGGTFSAVNGVGRVGLARLNANTGAVDQGFDARLTGPGLKRTRVEHFDVSPDGRKLIAVGAFLKAAGADRTQIALFDVGGPGAVLSGWYTDAYKPPCMKGFDTYLRQVKFAPDGSYAVVAATGRASSAQKLCDSAARFETGSAGRHNPTWVQRTGGDSLYAVAVTGPAVYLGGHQRWFDNPYGTDGNGPGPGAVSRPGIGAVSPNTGKALPWNPTRSRGVGVRAFLVTEQGLLVGSDTDQLGREYHGRVGLFPS; encoded by the coding sequence ATGCGACGTCGCCTGCTCGCTGCCGCAGCCGCGGCGTCCGTCGTCGTGCCCGTGCTCGCCGGGGCTCTCCCGGCCATGGCCGATCGTGCCCTCCCGGCCGTGGTCTCCACCGATCCGGTCGACTGGACGCCGCACGTGCTGGACGGCACGGTCTGGGCCCTGGCCCTGGTCGGCGACACCGTGGTGGTCGGCGGCGCGTTCACGAAAGTGGCCGACGCCCGGCGCCAGACCACGCTGAACCGCAAGAACGTCTTCGCCTTCGGGCTGCACGACGGGCAGATCCGCACGTTCGCCCCACAGGTCGACGGCGCGGTCTACTCGCTCGCGGCCGGCGGCGACCACACGGTGTACCTCGGTGGGGCGTTCAAGTCGGTGAACGGGACGAGCCAGCGCGGCGTGGCCCGGGTCTCGGTGAACACCGGCGAGCGGCTCGGCTCCTTCTCCACCCGGCTCAACTGGGGTGACGTGCGCGCGCTCGCGACCCGCGGCGACCGGCTCTACATGGGCGGCACGTTCTCCGCCGTCAACGGGGTGGGCCGGGTCGGCCTGGCCCGGCTGAACGCGAACACCGGCGCGGTCGACCAGGGATTCGACGCCCGGCTGACCGGCCCGGGACTGAAACGGACCCGGGTGGAGCACTTCGACGTCTCCCCCGACGGACGGAAACTGATCGCGGTCGGGGCGTTCCTCAAGGCGGCCGGCGCGGACCGGACGCAGATCGCGCTCTTCGACGTGGGCGGGCCGGGAGCGGTGCTGTCCGGCTGGTACACCGACGCGTACAAGCCACCGTGCATGAAGGGCTTCGACACGTACCTCAGGCAGGTGAAATTCGCGCCGGACGGCTCCTACGCCGTGGTCGCCGCGACCGGGCGGGCCTCGTCGGCGCAGAAGCTGTGCGACTCGGCGGCGCGGTTCGAGACCGGCAGCGCCGGGCGGCACAACCCGACCTGGGTGCAGCGCACCGGCGGCGATTCCCTGTACGCGGTGGCGGTCACCGGGCCGGCCGTTTACCTCGGTGGGCATCAGCGCTGGTTCGACAACCCTTACGGCACCGACGGCAACGGTCCGGGGCCGGGTGCGGTGTCCCGCCCGGGGATCGGGGCGGTCAGCCCGAACACCGGCAAGGCGCTCCCGTGGAACCCGACCCGCTCACGAGGGGTCGGCGTCCGCGCGTTCCTGGTGACCGAGCAGGGCCTTCTGGTCGGCTCCGACACCGACCAGCTGGGCCGCGAATACCACGGCCGAGTAGGCCTCTTCCCGAGCTAA
- a CDS encoding type III secretion system chaperone family protein, whose product MPWWSWRPGSASSNEPDTGGEVAVQSTVRVGVPAQREPSRTAVPADLSSTGSSDVVEPVTLTRIGKALDLLDIRFLADGGGSLLAMWERHAVLFTLEGPDDEILVMRARPHATVPPDWADRAYRVVNEWNHTRRFCKAYVGDPTERGQLPIYAELQVPLAAGAHDTLLVEMLDCGAAVATSFVDWLHDEGALL is encoded by the coding sequence ATGCCGTGGTGGTCATGGCGTCCGGGATCGGCGTCGTCTAACGAGCCGGACACCGGTGGCGAAGTGGCGGTGCAGAGCACCGTTCGCGTCGGAGTCCCAGCCCAGCGCGAGCCATCCCGAACCGCAGTTCCAGCCGACCTGTCGTCGACCGGATCGTCCGACGTGGTCGAGCCGGTGACGCTGACGCGCATCGGGAAGGCGCTCGACCTGCTCGACATAAGGTTCCTCGCCGACGGCGGCGGCAGCCTGCTGGCCATGTGGGAGCGGCACGCCGTGCTGTTCACCCTGGAGGGGCCGGACGACGAGATCCTGGTGATGCGGGCCCGTCCGCACGCGACGGTGCCGCCGGACTGGGCGGACCGGGCATATCGGGTGGTCAACGAGTGGAACCACACGCGGCGCTTCTGCAAGGCCTACGTGGGTGACCCGACCGAGCGCGGTCAGCTGCCTATCTATGCGGAGCTGCAGGTGCCGCTCGCGGCCGGCGCGCACGACACCCTCCTGGTCGAGATGCTGGACTGCGGAGCAGCCGTCGCCACGTCATTCGTCGACTGGCTCCACGACGAAGGAGCCCTGCTGTAG
- a CDS encoding acyl-CoA thioesterase: MTDRFVYDVPVRWSDMDAYGHVNNARFLTLYEEARVAMFFVGARAHGLGSFEEGIVIARHEIDYLRPVDFGDPVRVEMWISALKTASFTVDYELYDDGVLASKARSVCVPYNLAEGHPRRLSAEEKDFLTPYWIRS; the protein is encoded by the coding sequence GTGACTGATCGATTTGTGTATGACGTGCCCGTGCGCTGGTCCGACATGGACGCGTACGGGCACGTCAACAACGCGCGCTTCCTCACCCTCTACGAGGAGGCGCGCGTGGCGATGTTCTTCGTCGGCGCCCGCGCGCACGGGCTCGGCTCCTTCGAGGAGGGCATCGTGATCGCCCGGCACGAGATCGACTACCTGCGTCCGGTGGACTTCGGCGATCCGGTACGGGTGGAGATGTGGATCTCCGCTCTCAAGACGGCCTCGTTCACGGTGGACTACGAGCTCTACGACGACGGCGTCCTGGCCTCCAAGGCGCGGTCGGTCTGCGTGCCGTACAACCTGGCCGAGGGGCATCCTCGGCGGCTCTCCGCCGAGGAGAAGGACTTCCTGACGCCCTATTGGATCCGGTCATGA
- a CDS encoding HNH endonuclease: MPDIRPTVGSSALVLNATYEPLCVVSVRRATILLLTAKAECVSDGDGMLHSAHQTLPVPSVVRLTRYVKVPYRTHVGLSRRAIFARDGGRCAYCRGSAETIDHVFPRSRGGLHAWENVVAACAKCNHSKGDKTPAELGWRLHSPPAAPRGVAWRVLGHRTPDPRWRDWLDLPAIPVETAEAAA, translated from the coding sequence ATGCCTGACATACGACCCACAGTGGGCTCTTCCGCGTTAGTGCTGAACGCTACCTACGAGCCGCTGTGCGTCGTATCGGTGCGTCGAGCAACCATCCTCCTGCTGACCGCCAAGGCGGAGTGCGTCTCCGACGGTGACGGCATGTTGCACAGCGCGCACCAGACACTCCCGGTCCCCTCGGTCGTCCGTCTCACCAGGTATGTGAAGGTGCCGTACCGGACCCATGTCGGACTTTCCCGCCGGGCCATCTTCGCCCGTGACGGTGGCCGCTGCGCCTACTGCCGGGGGTCCGCCGAGACCATCGACCACGTCTTCCCGCGCAGCCGCGGCGGCCTGCACGCCTGGGAGAACGTGGTGGCCGCCTGCGCCAAGTGCAACCACAGCAAGGGTGACAAGACGCCGGCCGAGCTCGGCTGGCGGTTGCACTCGCCGCCGGCCGCCCCGCGCGGCGTCGCCTGGCGGGTGCTCGGGCACCGCACGCCGGATCCCCGATGGCGGGACTGGCTCGACCTGCCCGCCATCCCTGTCGAGACGGCAGAGGCAGCGGCCTGA